One window from the genome of Rufibacter tibetensis encodes:
- a CDS encoding DUF5110 domain-containing protein, whose amino-acid sequence MTLFAAYGLFEDDGLSEKYKDGNYNITKVISIDSGGSTTIPIAADESAFRV is encoded by the coding sequence GTGACTCTTTTTGCTGCTTACGGGTTGTTTGAAGATGATGGCTTGAGCGAAAAGTATAAAGATGGCAACTACAATATCACTAAAGTTATTTCTATTGATTCAGGAGGGAGTACCACCATTCCCATTGCTGCTGACGAAAGTGCTTTTCGGGTCTAA
- a CDS encoding SusC/RagA family TonB-linked outer membrane protein, with amino-acid sequence MPGVTVLLKGSTTASSTGVDGSFTLSVPEASGVLIFSYIGYTTQEKAFTGPGTINVVLSDDTKALEEVVVVGYGTQKRADITGAIATLDAKAIEERPIARVDQALVGQMAGVRVQQTSGLPGKGFSIQVRGSGSITAGNEPLYVIDGFPLDVSTQNSAGGFSQGNPLDNINPNDIESIQVLKDASAAAIYGSRGANGVVIITTKKGKSGKPKINYNTYAGWNETAKKLDVLSGEEWIERAVEMINFNWVNSGAGRTANQTTAQRRAILGRFSNSLMLDERWLQPGYPGLKIIDWQDEMFRKGIVQNHQLSASGGTDAVKYFVSGDYLNQEGVAIGVGYKRYSGRANVEVTASDKLKFGVNLNPSYSIATDPGVEGKDQALHRAVGFTPVQEDTVGLDVNTGNFLPYTWGVSPNSPVRVVENSIGEAKTFRTLVTLFGEYSILKNLRFRSTINLDHADVTNKSFTPSFVSGQRGNRLASGTFNGYRRQTFVNENTLSYDRVFAEKHNVSALAGLSYNMGNFNNYQIRSAGGFGTDDITTLNAANNINVGSTFTSESMHTMLSYFGRLQYNFADRYLFGFTVRRDGSSRFGSDTKWGTFPSASVGWRVSEEAFFDNVPVINDLKFRGSWGISGNNTIGNYGHIALLDFSNYTFGGNIATGQVPANAPNPNLGWEESSTIDIGLDMGLFQNRIFTSFDYYTKVNSNLLLNIPVPTATGFGTALTNIGEVLNKGWELELTTRNLEGPLSWTTNLNLSHNKNEVRQLGPNNTPIQGGDFDTPHRILQVGLPLWSIYVVQQDGILTQADIDNKVPLYGRQTVGDPRYVDADKNGVITADDRVVVGKPNPDYTWGFTNTFAFKGFDLRVLLQGQWGGEIYSLFGRAIDRPGMGLVENQLGLNRDRWRSPENPGAGERGKANSSFGFLKSTAWLYSSDYWRVRNITLGYDLGRLITNKKLIQGARLYVSAENWFGKDKYEGGFNPEAVNTGGDDYGAFPLSKSVTMGLNVSF; translated from the coding sequence TTGCCAGGGGTAACTGTTTTATTAAAAGGATCAACCACTGCTTCTTCAACTGGAGTAGATGGTAGTTTTACTTTATCTGTTCCAGAAGCATCAGGGGTATTGATTTTCTCCTATATAGGTTATACCACGCAGGAAAAAGCATTTACCGGTCCTGGTACCATCAATGTCGTCTTGTCTGATGATACCAAAGCACTGGAAGAGGTGGTAGTAGTTGGATATGGCACTCAGAAAAGAGCAGATATAACGGGTGCTATTGCGACACTTGATGCCAAAGCAATAGAAGAACGCCCAATTGCCAGAGTAGACCAGGCATTAGTGGGGCAAATGGCAGGGGTACGAGTACAGCAAACAAGTGGTTTGCCTGGAAAAGGATTCAGCATCCAGGTTAGGGGATCTGGGTCAATTACTGCGGGCAATGAGCCTTTGTATGTGATTGACGGTTTCCCTTTGGATGTATCAACGCAAAACTCAGCCGGAGGCTTCTCCCAGGGAAATCCACTTGATAACATCAACCCGAATGACATAGAGTCCATACAAGTACTGAAGGATGCTTCCGCAGCTGCAATTTACGGTTCACGGGGTGCCAACGGTGTTGTGATCATCACCACTAAAAAAGGTAAATCAGGCAAACCCAAAATCAATTACAATACCTACGCAGGTTGGAATGAGACCGCTAAAAAGTTAGATGTGCTTAGTGGGGAAGAGTGGATTGAGAGAGCCGTGGAGATGATCAACTTTAACTGGGTAAACTCCGGGGCCGGTAGAACAGCAAATCAGACTACAGCCCAAAGAAGAGCCATATTAGGACGTTTCAGTAACAGCTTGATGTTAGATGAGCGTTGGTTACAACCAGGTTATCCGGGTTTGAAGATAATAGACTGGCAGGATGAAATGTTCAGAAAAGGAATTGTGCAGAACCATCAGTTGTCAGCATCGGGTGGAACAGATGCCGTGAAGTATTTTGTTTCCGGAGATTATCTAAATCAGGAAGGTGTTGCAATAGGAGTTGGTTATAAGAGGTATTCAGGTAGAGCAAATGTAGAAGTTACGGCCAGTGATAAACTCAAATTTGGCGTTAACCTCAATCCATCATACTCCATTGCTACAGACCCTGGTGTTGAAGGAAAAGACCAGGCATTGCATAGAGCCGTTGGGTTTACTCCTGTACAGGAAGATACTGTAGGATTAGATGTGAACACTGGTAATTTCTTGCCCTATACTTGGGGTGTATCGCCTAATAGCCCTGTACGGGTAGTAGAGAATTCAATAGGTGAAGCTAAGACGTTCAGAACCTTGGTTACTTTGTTTGGAGAGTACAGTATTCTAAAAAATCTAAGGTTTAGAAGCACTATAAACTTGGATCATGCAGATGTAACAAATAAAAGCTTCACACCTTCTTTTGTGAGTGGACAGCGTGGAAACAGACTAGCTTCAGGAACGTTCAACGGGTACCGCAGACAAACTTTCGTGAATGAAAATACTTTATCTTATGACAGAGTATTTGCTGAAAAGCATAATGTATCTGCACTTGCGGGTCTCTCTTATAATATGGGTAATTTCAATAACTATCAAATTAGAAGTGCCGGTGGGTTTGGAACAGATGACATTACTACCCTAAATGCTGCTAACAATATCAATGTAGGAAGTACATTCACGTCAGAGAGCATGCACACTATGCTTTCTTACTTTGGTAGGTTACAATACAACTTTGCAGATCGTTATCTGTTTGGTTTTACTGTTCGTCGTGACGGTTCTTCAAGATTTGGTTCTGATACAAAATGGGGCACCTTCCCTTCGGCCTCAGTAGGCTGGAGAGTTTCTGAAGAAGCCTTCTTTGATAATGTACCGGTAATCAATGATTTAAAATTCAGAGGTAGCTGGGGAATCTCAGGAAACAATACCATTGGTAACTATGGCCATATAGCCTTGCTTGATTTTTCCAATTATACTTTCGGTGGTAACATAGCTACGGGTCAGGTGCCTGCAAATGCTCCCAATCCTAACTTAGGGTGGGAAGAATCAAGTACCATTGACATAGGCTTGGATATGGGTCTGTTCCAAAACCGTATTTTTACTTCTTTTGACTACTACACCAAGGTAAATTCTAACCTGCTGCTTAATATACCGGTGCCTACCGCCACCGGATTTGGAACTGCCCTTACCAACATTGGGGAAGTATTGAACAAAGGATGGGAGTTGGAGTTGACAACACGCAATTTGGAAGGTCCACTTTCTTGGACAACTAACCTGAACCTAAGCCACAATAAAAACGAAGTAAGGCAATTAGGTCCAAACAATACACCTATTCAGGGTGGCGACTTTGATACTCCTCATAGAATTCTGCAAGTAGGGTTACCATTGTGGAGCATTTATGTTGTTCAGCAGGATGGTATCCTAACCCAAGCCGATATTGACAACAAAGTACCACTTTATGGGAGACAAACCGTTGGTGATCCTAGATATGTAGATGCTGACAAAAATGGAGTAATCACAGCTGATGACAGAGTGGTTGTGGGTAAACCAAACCCAGATTATACCTGGGGCTTCACCAATACTTTCGCTTTCAAAGGCTTTGACTTGAGAGTACTGCTTCAAGGTCAATGGGGTGGAGAAATATATTCACTTTTTGGTAGGGCCATAGACAGACCAGGAATGGGCTTAGTAGAGAATCAGCTTGGCTTGAACCGTGACCGGTGGAGATCTCCTGAAAATCCTGGGGCAGGAGAGCGCGGAAAAGCCAATTCCAGCTTTGGCTTCCTGAAAAGTACCGCATGGTTATATTCTTCTGACTACTGGAGAGTGAGAAACATCACCTTAGGATATGATTTGGGTAGATTGATCACTAACAAGAAGTTGATACAAGGTGCCCGTCTGTATGTAAGTGCTGAAAACTGGTTCGGAAAAGATAAGTATGAAGGTGGATTCAATCCAGAAGCAGTGAATACAGGAGGCGATGACTATGGTGCTTTCCCACTATCCAAATCTGTGACCATGGGGTTGAACGTTTCGTTCTAA
- a CDS encoding glycoside hydrolase family 28 protein, with translation MFRKYKALSFLFVLFAFGVLVQSCASKTVQKEAEQDPWKEMEKLRKQIKAPTFPNRDFLITNYGAVEGGKVKSTEAFKKAIEACNKSGGGRVIVPTGTFLTGAIHLKSNVNLHLQDNATILFSRDTLDYLPVVFTRWEGMELMNYSPFIYAYEQENIAITGNGTLDGNSDMENWWPWCGAKKYGWKEGTPKQTPDRALLHQQNHQELDATKRIYGPGHRLRPQFVQPYKCKNVLISGVKLINSPMWNLHPVLCENVTIDNVKIVTLGPNNDGCDPESCKNVLIKDCYFDTGDDCIAIKSGRNEDGRRIGKPSENIIIEGCEMKEGHGGVVIGSEISGGARNIYAINCTMDSPNLDRVLRIKTSSQRGGIIENVFMKDVKVGTYKEAAVKCNMFYEEPGNHMPAIRNVLVENLYVENGGKYAVMVKAYEESPVENLRLINCVINGVDEPLNIDHVKGMKLVNTKINGKGYNSQNVTAANKGQ, from the coding sequence ATGTTCAGAAAATACAAAGCTCTTTCTTTCCTCTTCGTTCTGTTTGCTTTTGGGGTATTGGTACAAAGCTGCGCCAGTAAAACCGTGCAAAAAGAAGCCGAACAAGACCCTTGGAAGGAAATGGAAAAACTGAGAAAGCAGATTAAAGCCCCTACCTTCCCGAACCGTGATTTCCTGATCACCAATTATGGCGCGGTCGAAGGTGGAAAAGTAAAGAGCACCGAAGCTTTCAAGAAAGCCATTGAAGCCTGCAACAAAAGCGGCGGAGGACGGGTGATTGTGCCTACAGGTACTTTCCTGACCGGTGCCATTCACCTCAAAAGCAACGTAAACCTGCACCTGCAGGATAACGCCACCATCCTCTTCAGCCGTGATACCCTTGATTACCTGCCCGTGGTGTTTACCCGTTGGGAAGGCATGGAACTCATGAACTACTCCCCGTTCATCTATGCTTACGAGCAGGAGAACATTGCCATCACTGGTAACGGCACGCTTGACGGCAACTCTGATATGGAGAACTGGTGGCCGTGGTGCGGGGCGAAGAAATACGGTTGGAAAGAAGGCACGCCCAAACAGACGCCAGACCGAGCCTTATTACACCAGCAAAATCATCAGGAACTGGACGCCACCAAGCGCATCTACGGTCCCGGCCACCGGTTGCGGCCCCAGTTCGTGCAGCCTTACAAGTGCAAGAACGTGCTCATTAGCGGGGTGAAACTCATCAACTCCCCCATGTGGAACCTGCACCCGGTATTGTGCGAGAACGTGACCATTGACAATGTGAAAATAGTAACGCTTGGCCCCAACAACGACGGCTGCGATCCAGAATCTTGCAAGAACGTGCTCATCAAAGACTGCTACTTTGACACTGGAGATGACTGCATTGCCATCAAATCAGGCCGTAACGAAGACGGCCGAAGAATAGGCAAACCTTCAGAAAACATCATCATTGAAGGCTGCGAAATGAAAGAAGGCCACGGCGGCGTGGTTATAGGCAGTGAAATCTCAGGCGGCGCTCGCAACATCTACGCCATCAACTGCACCATGGACAGCCCTAATCTGGACCGGGTGCTGCGCATCAAGACTAGCTCGCAACGAGGAGGGATCATTGAGAACGTGTTCATGAAAGATGTGAAGGTAGGTACTTACAAAGAAGCGGCGGTGAAATGCAACATGTTCTATGAGGAGCCTGGCAACCACATGCCCGCCATCCGGAACGTGCTAGTGGAGAACCTGTACGTGGAAAACGGCGGCAAGTATGCCGTGATGGTGAAAGCCTATGAAGAGTCGCCGGTGGAGAATCTAAGATTGATTAACTGTGTTATCAATGGAGTAGATGAGCCCCTCAACATAGACCACGTGAAAGGCATGAAATTGGTGAACACCAAGATCAACGGCAAAGGCTACAACTCACAAAATGTGACGGCAGCCAACAAAGGACAGTAA
- a CDS encoding glycoside hydrolase family 88/105 protein, translated as MLTTSASTPPSDKIPASLKWSERMALSIKKNNPEPWMIEFSQKPVWSYPQGLVLLSMEKIWRQNPKQHQHYLEYIKAYADLMIDGEGNIKTYDVYTFNLDMMNSGKILFNLYEQTKNEKYKKAIVTLRNQLQWQPRTTEGGYWHKLRYPWQMWLDGAYMSAPFLAQYGNTFNDNQAFDIVANQLILLEQHTRDPKTGLLYHGWDESKLQPWANKQTGTSPNFWGRAIGWYAMASVDVLDYFPQEHPKRKDIVGILQRLAPALQKYQDAEKGLWYQVVDQGKRKDNYMEASASSMFVYALAKGANKGYLDKSFRKVAEKGHQGLVNHLIQVKPDGEVNLTQVCAVAGLSADRDGSYDYYVKEKIRTDDPKGTGPFILASLELNK; from the coding sequence ATGCTAACTACAAGCGCCAGCACACCACCGTCAGACAAAATTCCAGCTTCTCTAAAGTGGTCTGAGCGGATGGCGCTATCCATTAAGAAAAACAACCCGGAGCCGTGGATGATTGAGTTTTCACAGAAGCCCGTCTGGAGTTATCCGCAGGGCTTGGTGCTACTCTCTATGGAGAAGATCTGGCGACAGAACCCGAAGCAGCATCAGCATTACCTGGAGTACATCAAAGCTTATGCAGACCTGATGATTGATGGAGAAGGCAACATCAAAACCTATGATGTATATACCTTCAACTTAGACATGATGAATTCGGGGAAGATTCTTTTCAATCTGTACGAGCAGACCAAAAACGAAAAGTATAAGAAAGCGATTGTTACTCTGCGGAACCAGTTGCAGTGGCAGCCCCGCACCACTGAAGGCGGCTACTGGCACAAACTGCGTTACCCGTGGCAAATGTGGTTGGACGGCGCGTACATGAGCGCACCGTTTCTGGCCCAGTATGGCAATACTTTCAACGACAACCAGGCTTTTGACATAGTAGCGAACCAGTTGATTTTACTGGAGCAGCACACGCGTGACCCTAAAACGGGACTGTTGTATCATGGCTGGGACGAAAGCAAATTACAGCCATGGGCTAACAAACAAACGGGCACCTCACCTAATTTCTGGGGACGGGCCATTGGCTGGTACGCTATGGCTTCGGTAGATGTGCTGGACTACTTTCCGCAGGAGCATCCTAAACGCAAAGACATAGTAGGCATTCTGCAACGCCTGGCACCAGCTCTGCAAAAGTACCAGGATGCAGAAAAAGGACTTTGGTACCAAGTAGTAGACCAAGGCAAGCGGAAAGACAACTACATGGAAGCCTCGGCCTCCAGCATGTTTGTGTATGCTTTAGCCAAAGGCGCTAACAAAGGCTATTTAGACAAGAGTTTCAGGAAAGTAGCCGAAAAAGGGCACCAAGGCTTGGTGAACCACCTCATTCAGGTGAAACCAGACGGCGAAGTGAACCTGACCCAGGTGTGCGCGGTGGCGGGCCTGAGTGCCGACCGTGATGGCTCTTATGACTATTACGTGAAAGAAAAAATCAGAACAGACGACCCTAAAGGAACCGGTCCTTTTATCCTGGCAAGTTTGGAATTAAACAAGTAA
- a CDS encoding GntR family transcriptional regulator, producing the protein MELLDRIDSTSAVPKYLQVVNAVIEDIEAGILKCGERVPSINETSEMYYLSRDTIEKAYRVLRKKGIISSVKGKGCYISSGLSTNKVRVLLLFNKLSAYKKAIYYSILKVLGEDAVVDLHIHHYDGKICSGLIQENIGKYDYYVVMPHIATNVDSFTQALNKIPEDKLILLDKNIDTYTGSCGAVYQDFERDIRKALHSGEDLLSKYRKFVLVYPREISYPIEIVKGFRQFCREMSLEHSVIGCIHQEPLTAGTAYLVLEESDLANLITETRAKGMVLGKEIGLISYNDTPLKKILDNGITVVSTNHELMGETAGYMIKNKQIEKIHNPFMLVRRNSL; encoded by the coding sequence ATGGAACTCCTCGACAGAATTGATTCTACATCCGCCGTTCCTAAATACTTACAGGTGGTCAATGCAGTTATTGAAGATATTGAGGCCGGAATACTGAAATGTGGTGAACGTGTTCCGTCAATAAACGAAACCAGTGAGATGTATTACCTTTCGAGGGATACCATTGAAAAAGCTTATCGGGTATTACGGAAGAAAGGAATCATTAGCTCAGTTAAAGGGAAGGGCTGTTACATCAGTAGCGGGTTAAGCACAAATAAAGTACGGGTTTTACTGCTTTTTAATAAGTTAAGTGCTTACAAGAAGGCCATCTATTACTCTATTCTTAAGGTATTAGGCGAAGATGCAGTGGTGGATTTGCACATACACCATTATGATGGTAAAATTTGCAGTGGTTTAATCCAGGAGAATATTGGCAAATACGACTATTATGTGGTGATGCCTCATATTGCTACCAATGTGGATTCATTTACCCAAGCTTTAAATAAAATACCAGAAGATAAACTTATTCTTTTAGACAAGAATATAGATACCTACACAGGAAGCTGTGGTGCTGTTTACCAGGACTTCGAACGCGACATAAGGAAAGCGCTTCATTCTGGAGAAGACCTGTTAAGCAAATACCGCAAGTTTGTATTGGTCTACCCAAGAGAGATTTCTTACCCTATAGAAATAGTAAAAGGTTTCCGTCAATTCTGCAGGGAAATGTCTTTGGAGCATTCTGTCATAGGATGCATTCACCAAGAGCCGCTTACTGCCGGAACGGCTTATCTGGTTTTAGAGGAATCAGACTTGGCAAACCTCATCACAGAAACACGAGCAAAGGGCATGGTATTAGGCAAGGAAATAGGCCTGATCTCCTACAATGACACACCCCTTAAGAAGATACTGGATAATGGTATTACAGTGGTATCTACCAATCATGAGTTAATGGGTGAAACCGCCGGGTACATGATTAAGAACAAGCAAATAGAAAAAATTCATAACCCTTTTATGCTTGTTCGTAGAAATTCCCTTTAA
- a CDS encoding RagB/SusD family nutrient uptake outer membrane protein has product MKKISLYISFMLVAGLLSCEDKLEQAPLSDASSANFYRNAADFQQAVNGIYAQLRRYPDRTFDLSETRSDNVYGSSSTGVREWDPVNDFATTLENNTLVAEAWNNNFNGIMRANTVLDRINAAAVPEEPLRNRLEGEARFLRAFYYFDLVRWFGGVPLYQTVVSPAEALNIPRSSVEEVYALIMADLNKAITLLPGTYSAADRGRATNWAAKALMARVHLTRSGPTYGIKGPGLNVNEYSQALTLLNDIINNGPFSWVSNYASIFSYTNENNPDIVFDIQFRKGGLGLGTTLPGYMGPPAYFNAIPGIPSGQSGVEMREISTDLLTAYKPGDVRKAFTIQSGFRDVNGNIETRSFYRKFLDERDPGLDRTDWPINFPVIRYTDVLLMKAEAILKSGSGGSQQDVDVIVNRVRARAGLQPITGVTLNMLLEERRLEFAGEGHRWHDLVRFGRVIEVMNTWLPKEDELNRMAESINPNFVIYPIPFTQLTVREGLYEQNPGY; this is encoded by the coding sequence ATGAAAAAGATTTCTTTATATATAAGTTTTATGTTGGTGGCAGGCCTGCTTTCTTGTGAAGACAAGTTGGAGCAAGCACCACTATCAGATGCTAGTTCGGCGAACTTCTACCGAAACGCTGCTGACTTTCAGCAGGCAGTAAATGGTATCTATGCTCAATTACGTCGTTATCCAGACCGTACTTTTGACCTTTCTGAAACGAGGTCAGATAATGTGTATGGTTCTTCCTCTACCGGGGTAAGAGAGTGGGACCCTGTGAATGACTTTGCAACTACACTGGAAAATAATACACTAGTAGCGGAGGCTTGGAACAACAATTTCAATGGAATCATGAGGGCAAACACAGTATTGGATAGAATCAATGCTGCTGCTGTTCCTGAAGAGCCCTTAAGAAATAGGTTAGAAGGTGAAGCCAGATTCCTGAGAGCATTTTACTATTTTGATTTAGTAAGATGGTTCGGAGGAGTGCCTTTGTACCAAACCGTTGTGAGTCCTGCTGAAGCACTAAACATACCCAGAAGTTCTGTGGAAGAGGTGTATGCCTTGATCATGGCTGACCTGAATAAAGCAATCACACTTTTGCCTGGCACCTATAGTGCTGCCGACAGAGGGAGAGCTACCAACTGGGCTGCTAAAGCTTTAATGGCTCGTGTTCATTTAACTCGCTCAGGACCTACCTATGGTATAAAAGGACCTGGTTTAAACGTGAATGAATATTCGCAGGCGCTCACTTTGTTGAATGATATAATTAACAATGGTCCGTTCTCCTGGGTAAGTAATTACGCCAGTATCTTTTCTTATACAAATGAGAACAACCCAGATATCGTTTTTGATATTCAATTTAGAAAAGGTGGATTAGGCCTTGGAACTACTTTGCCTGGCTACATGGGACCTCCTGCCTACTTTAATGCCATCCCTGGTATCCCATCTGGGCAGTCTGGCGTGGAGATGAGGGAGATATCTACTGATTTACTGACTGCTTATAAACCCGGTGATGTGCGGAAAGCTTTTACCATCCAAAGTGGCTTCAGAGATGTTAATGGCAACATAGAAACCAGATCATTTTACAGGAAGTTTTTGGATGAGAGAGATCCTGGCCTTGACCGTACTGACTGGCCTATTAACTTTCCGGTGATCAGATATACAGATGTACTACTCATGAAAGCCGAAGCTATTTTAAAAAGTGGATCAGGAGGAAGTCAGCAGGACGTTGATGTAATAGTGAACAGAGTAAGAGCTAGAGCAGGGTTGCAGCCAATTACAGGTGTAACATTAAATATGCTCTTAGAAGAAAGAAGATTGGAGTTTGCAGGTGAAGGACATCGGTGGCATGATCTGGTGCGCTTTGGCAGAGTAATAGAGGTGATGAATACCTGGTTGCCCAAGGAGGACGAGCTGAATCGTATGGCTGAAAGCATCAACCCTAACTTTGTTATCTATCCAATTCCATTTACGCAATTAACCGTAAGGGAAGGTTTGTACGAGCAAAATCCTGGTTATTAA
- a CDS encoding glycoside hydrolase family protein produces MDRRNFLRLSTISPLLFSTVGQLVQAGIPYSAEKETASEFSKRLKPVGRILETEGYYVWGTSPIVGPDGKVHVFYSRWKADKGMGGWINRSEIAHAVANTPDSAFELVSTVLAPRGEGFWDGTTCHNPHIKFVDGRYCLFYMGNSNGKTDTKRIGLATADSLYGPWKRPDKPLLEAGKTGAWDDHCTTNPAFLEHSSGKYWLYYKSWNTHEYENYTDPKIRGNRKYGLAISNALEGPYKRYKGNPILDYSSRGNNIQAEDGHVWYEGGKYKMLMRDMGIFNHQYGLYVESKNGINWGEPKVAYYNTDHYFSQPPAPKHLSKYGRFERPQLLFQNGRPTHLFVASQGGKYMTSSPFVFQINPVSAPLKGRS; encoded by the coding sequence ATGGATAGACGCAACTTCTTAAGACTAAGTACTATTTCGCCACTGTTGTTTTCTACCGTAGGCCAGTTAGTACAGGCAGGAATCCCGTATTCAGCAGAAAAAGAGACCGCCTCAGAATTTAGTAAGAGGTTGAAGCCAGTTGGAAGGATCTTGGAAACAGAAGGGTACTACGTGTGGGGTACCAGCCCAATAGTTGGACCAGACGGCAAAGTGCATGTGTTTTATTCCAGGTGGAAAGCTGACAAAGGAATGGGGGGCTGGATAAACCGATCAGAGATAGCCCATGCCGTTGCCAATACTCCTGATTCTGCCTTTGAATTGGTATCCACAGTGCTTGCGCCACGGGGAGAGGGCTTTTGGGACGGCACCACTTGCCATAATCCGCACATTAAGTTTGTAGATGGTAGATATTGCTTGTTTTACATGGGCAACTCCAATGGGAAGACTGATACCAAACGTATAGGCCTGGCAACCGCTGACTCACTATATGGCCCTTGGAAAAGACCCGATAAACCATTGTTGGAGGCGGGGAAAACCGGTGCCTGGGATGATCATTGCACCACCAACCCAGCTTTTCTCGAGCATTCCAGCGGCAAGTATTGGCTCTATTACAAGTCGTGGAATACCCATGAATACGAGAACTACACAGATCCTAAGATAAGGGGCAACCGCAAGTACGGATTAGCCATTTCAAACGCTTTAGAGGGGCCTTATAAGCGGTACAAGGGCAATCCTATTCTTGATTACTCTTCCCGCGGAAACAACATACAAGCTGAAGACGGGCACGTGTGGTACGAAGGGGGCAAGTATAAAATGCTGATGCGCGACATGGGCATTTTCAACCACCAGTACGGATTGTATGTAGAATCTAAGAACGGTATCAACTGGGGTGAGCCAAAAGTTGCTTATTACAATACAGATCATTATTTCAGCCAGCCACCAGCTCCAAAGCATTTATCTAAATACGGCAGGTTTGAGAGACCACAACTCCTGTTTCAGAATGGCCGTCCTACTCACTTGTTTGTGGCCTCGCAAGGTGGAAAATACATGACGTCAAGTCCTTTCGTTTTCCAGATCAATCCAGTAAGTGCCCCGCTTAAGGGGAGAAGCTAA